The Punica granatum isolate Tunisia-2019 chromosome 4, ASM765513v2, whole genome shotgun sequence genome has a window encoding:
- the LOC116203574 gene encoding uncharacterized protein LOC116203574 isoform X3, whose product MRPCPVVSPSSSLLVSRRSSQDLTHSHISSAPCSFLCKSTSGTTYDVDLKCVHDNEDRKPVMETKFSAQVSMLRNLEDAKVDVVECSNSGSAARCLDPQDPDATEYSSSFSGTVSDSEHCSGLSDAEVESQFSRDNNLPPAFDVFNGILHVRKKKLTNHWRNFIRPLMWRCKWTELRIKEIESQALNYAHALSAYEQESQTGLDEYKAVEEFSSKSLPFSHKHGSRRIMKRRKRKRVEEITDVSSYMSHHNLFSFLENRRLNLEANLAANEVNRSDKTGTAADDFGATPDRSSFKSRQLDSNLEQVLQKIEVVYSRVHKLRNQFDLIMSQNALKFSSSENLSLLLGPLEEAQTSSAPSPTFSAKNEDFRLMGHDQHNPSYDPDNLVLPESVVSSFGEVSIPDVIESTVGLLSAAHVTLRQPKLEDTTEDVRLYSGQRLDPQRGS is encoded by the exons ATGCGACCGTGCCCCGTTGTGtctccttcttcctccctCCTCGTCAGCCGCCGAAGCTCTCAGGATCTCACTCACAGTCACATCTCCTCCGCTCCCTGTTCTTTTCTCTG CAAAAGTACCTCAGGAACCACATATGATGTCGATCTAAAGTGCGTTCACGATAATGAGGACAGAAAGCCAGTCATGGAAACCAAGTTCAGCGCTCAAGTTAGCATGCTCAGAAACCTGGAGGATGCCAAGGTTGATGTTGTAGAATGTTCGAATTCAGGCAGTGCTGCTAGATGCTTGGATCCTCAGGATCCAGATGCCACTGAGTACTCGAGCTCATTCAGTGGCACGGTTTCTGATTCCGAGCATTGCTCGGGATTGAGCGATGCTGAAGTCGAGTCACAGTTCTCGAGAGACAATAACTTGCCCCCAGCATTCGACGTGTTCAACGGTATACTTCATGTAAG AAAGAAGAAATTGACGAATCACTGGAGGAACTTCATACGTCCTCTGATGTGGCGGTGCAAGTGGACAGAACTGAGAATAAAGGAAATCGAGTCCCAGGCGCTAAATTATGCCCATGCACTCTCTGCTTATGAACAAGAAAGCCAAACAGGATTGGACGAATATAAAGCGGTTGAAGAATTCAGTTCGAAGTCATTACCATTCTCTCATAAACACGGCAGCAGAAGGATCATGAAgaggaggaaaaggaaaagggtcGAAGAGATCACTGATGTATCATCATACATGTCCCATCACAATCTTTTCTCCTTTCTCG AAAATAGGAGGCTCAATTTGGAAGCAAATCTGGCAGCCAATGAAGTTAATCGTTCAG ACAAGACTGGAACCGCTGCTGACGATTTTGGAGCTACCCCAGATCGGTCATCTTTCAAGTCGAGACAGCTGGACTCTAACTTAGAGCAGGTCCTCCAAAAGATTGAGGTGGTCTACTCTCGAGTCCACAAGCTGAGGAATCAATTCGATCTCATAATGTCCCAGAATGCTTTGAAGTTCTCTTCCTCTGAGAACTTGAGCCTTCTGCTTGGTCCTCTCGAAGAAGCGCAGACGAGCTCTGCTCCAAGTCCTACGTTTTCTGCAAAAAATGAAGATTTCCGATTGATGGGACACGATCAGCATAATCCCAGCTATGACCCTGACAACCTTGTTCTCCCTGAAAGTGTGGTCTCAAGCTTCGGTGAGGTTTCCATTCCTGACGTGATTGAGAGCACAGTTGGATTATTGTCTGCTGCTCATGTTACACTACGCCAACCAAAACTCGAAGATACAACGGAAGACGTAAGATTAT ATAGTGGCCAGCGTCTTGATCCACAACGAGGCAGCTGA
- the LOC116203574 gene encoding uncharacterized protein LOC116203574 isoform X4 — MRPCPVVSPSSSLLVSRRSSQDLTHSHISSAPCSFLCKSTSGTTYDVDLKCVHDNEDRKPVMETKFSAQVSMLRNLEDAKVDVVECSNSGSAARCLDPQDPDATEYSSSFSGTVSDSEHCSGLSDAEVESQFSRDNNLPPAFDVFNGILHVRKKKLTNHWRNFIRPLMWRCKWTELRIKEIESQALNYAHALSAYEQESQTGLDEYKAVEEFSSKSLPFSHKHGSRRIMKRRKRKRVEEITDVSSYMSHHNLFSFLENRRLNLEANLAANEVNRSDKTGTAADDFGATPDRSSFKSRQLDSNLEQVLQKIEVVYSRVHKLRNQFDLIMSQNALKFSSSENLSLLLGPLEEAQTSSAPSPTFSAKNEDFRLMGHDQHNPSYDPDNLVLPESVVSSFGEVSIPDVIESTVGLLSAAHVTLRQPKLEDTTEDWPAS, encoded by the exons ATGCGACCGTGCCCCGTTGTGtctccttcttcctccctCCTCGTCAGCCGCCGAAGCTCTCAGGATCTCACTCACAGTCACATCTCCTCCGCTCCCTGTTCTTTTCTCTG CAAAAGTACCTCAGGAACCACATATGATGTCGATCTAAAGTGCGTTCACGATAATGAGGACAGAAAGCCAGTCATGGAAACCAAGTTCAGCGCTCAAGTTAGCATGCTCAGAAACCTGGAGGATGCCAAGGTTGATGTTGTAGAATGTTCGAATTCAGGCAGTGCTGCTAGATGCTTGGATCCTCAGGATCCAGATGCCACTGAGTACTCGAGCTCATTCAGTGGCACGGTTTCTGATTCCGAGCATTGCTCGGGATTGAGCGATGCTGAAGTCGAGTCACAGTTCTCGAGAGACAATAACTTGCCCCCAGCATTCGACGTGTTCAACGGTATACTTCATGTAAG AAAGAAGAAATTGACGAATCACTGGAGGAACTTCATACGTCCTCTGATGTGGCGGTGCAAGTGGACAGAACTGAGAATAAAGGAAATCGAGTCCCAGGCGCTAAATTATGCCCATGCACTCTCTGCTTATGAACAAGAAAGCCAAACAGGATTGGACGAATATAAAGCGGTTGAAGAATTCAGTTCGAAGTCATTACCATTCTCTCATAAACACGGCAGCAGAAGGATCATGAAgaggaggaaaaggaaaagggtcGAAGAGATCACTGATGTATCATCATACATGTCCCATCACAATCTTTTCTCCTTTCTCG AAAATAGGAGGCTCAATTTGGAAGCAAATCTGGCAGCCAATGAAGTTAATCGTTCAG ACAAGACTGGAACCGCTGCTGACGATTTTGGAGCTACCCCAGATCGGTCATCTTTCAAGTCGAGACAGCTGGACTCTAACTTAGAGCAGGTCCTCCAAAAGATTGAGGTGGTCTACTCTCGAGTCCACAAGCTGAGGAATCAATTCGATCTCATAATGTCCCAGAATGCTTTGAAGTTCTCTTCCTCTGAGAACTTGAGCCTTCTGCTTGGTCCTCTCGAAGAAGCGCAGACGAGCTCTGCTCCAAGTCCTACGTTTTCTGCAAAAAATGAAGATTTCCGATTGATGGGACACGATCAGCATAATCCCAGCTATGACCCTGACAACCTTGTTCTCCCTGAAAGTGTGGTCTCAAGCTTCGGTGAGGTTTCCATTCCTGACGTGATTGAGAGCACAGTTGGATTATTGTCTGCTGCTCATGTTACACTACGCCAACCAAAACTCGAAGATACAACGGAAGAC TGGCCAGCGTCTTGA
- the LOC116203574 gene encoding uncharacterized protein LOC116203574 isoform X1, with translation MRPCPVVSPSSSLLVSRRSSQDLTHSHISSAPCSFLCKSTSGTTYDVDLKCVHDNEDRKPVMETKFSAQVSMLRNLEDAKVDVVECSNSGSAARCLDPQDPDATEYSSSFSGTVSDSEHCSGLSDAEVESQFSRDNNLPPAFDVFNGILHVRKKKLTNHWRNFIRPLMWRCKWTELRIKEIESQALNYAHALSAYEQESQTGLDEYKAVEEFSSKSLPFSHKHGSRRIMKRRKRKRVEEITDVSSYMSHHNLFSFLENRRLNLEANLAANEVNRSDKTGTAADDFGATPDRSSFKSRQLDSNLEQVLQKIEVVYSRVHKLRNQFDLIMSQNALKFSSSENLSLLLGPLEEAQTSSAPSPTFSAKNEDFRLMGHDQHNPSYDPDNLVLPESVVSSFGEVSIPDVIESTVGLLSAAHVTLRQPKLEDTTEDVRLLASVLIHNEAAEGEVTHVLKSWVSELTAKQHESDKGEQDESPDPSPHDVTQQQQSNMQPGLASDIHVPMNKRKRGERKSGSGGWNK, from the exons ATGCGACCGTGCCCCGTTGTGtctccttcttcctccctCCTCGTCAGCCGCCGAAGCTCTCAGGATCTCACTCACAGTCACATCTCCTCCGCTCCCTGTTCTTTTCTCTG CAAAAGTACCTCAGGAACCACATATGATGTCGATCTAAAGTGCGTTCACGATAATGAGGACAGAAAGCCAGTCATGGAAACCAAGTTCAGCGCTCAAGTTAGCATGCTCAGAAACCTGGAGGATGCCAAGGTTGATGTTGTAGAATGTTCGAATTCAGGCAGTGCTGCTAGATGCTTGGATCCTCAGGATCCAGATGCCACTGAGTACTCGAGCTCATTCAGTGGCACGGTTTCTGATTCCGAGCATTGCTCGGGATTGAGCGATGCTGAAGTCGAGTCACAGTTCTCGAGAGACAATAACTTGCCCCCAGCATTCGACGTGTTCAACGGTATACTTCATGTAAG AAAGAAGAAATTGACGAATCACTGGAGGAACTTCATACGTCCTCTGATGTGGCGGTGCAAGTGGACAGAACTGAGAATAAAGGAAATCGAGTCCCAGGCGCTAAATTATGCCCATGCACTCTCTGCTTATGAACAAGAAAGCCAAACAGGATTGGACGAATATAAAGCGGTTGAAGAATTCAGTTCGAAGTCATTACCATTCTCTCATAAACACGGCAGCAGAAGGATCATGAAgaggaggaaaaggaaaagggtcGAAGAGATCACTGATGTATCATCATACATGTCCCATCACAATCTTTTCTCCTTTCTCG AAAATAGGAGGCTCAATTTGGAAGCAAATCTGGCAGCCAATGAAGTTAATCGTTCAG ACAAGACTGGAACCGCTGCTGACGATTTTGGAGCTACCCCAGATCGGTCATCTTTCAAGTCGAGACAGCTGGACTCTAACTTAGAGCAGGTCCTCCAAAAGATTGAGGTGGTCTACTCTCGAGTCCACAAGCTGAGGAATCAATTCGATCTCATAATGTCCCAGAATGCTTTGAAGTTCTCTTCCTCTGAGAACTTGAGCCTTCTGCTTGGTCCTCTCGAAGAAGCGCAGACGAGCTCTGCTCCAAGTCCTACGTTTTCTGCAAAAAATGAAGATTTCCGATTGATGGGACACGATCAGCATAATCCCAGCTATGACCCTGACAACCTTGTTCTCCCTGAAAGTGTGGTCTCAAGCTTCGGTGAGGTTTCCATTCCTGACGTGATTGAGAGCACAGTTGGATTATTGTCTGCTGCTCATGTTACACTACGCCAACCAAAACTCGAAGATACAACGGAAGACGTAAGATTAT TGGCCAGCGTCTTGATCCACAACGAGGCAGCTGAAGGAGAAGTGACCCACGTTCTAAAAAGCTGGGTCTCGGAACTTACAGCTAAGCAACATGAATCTGACAAAGGTGAACAAGATGAGAGCCCCGACCCCTCTCCACATGATGTCACACAACAGCAGCAATCAAACATGCAGCCGGGTTTAGCCTCGGATATCCATGTCCCGATGAACAAGAGGAAACGAGGGGAACGCAAATCGGGAAGTGGTGGTTGGAACAAGTAG
- the LOC116203574 gene encoding uncharacterized protein LOC116203574 isoform X2 translates to MRPCPVVSPSSSLLVSRRSSQDLTHSHISSAPCSFLCKSTSGTTYDVDLKCVHDNEDRKPVMETKFSAQVSMLRNLEDAKVDVVECSNSGSAARCLDPQDPDATEYSSSFSGTVSDSEHCSGLSDAEVESQFSRDNNLPPAFDVFNGILHVRKKKLTNHWRNFIRPLMWRCKWTELRIKEIESQALNYAHALSAYEQESQTGLDEYKAVEEFSSKSLPFSHKHGSRRIMKRRKRKRVEEITDVSSYMSHHNLFSFLENRRLNLEANLAANEVNRSDKTGTAADDFGATPDRSSFKSRQLDSNLEQVLQKIEVVYSRVHKLRNQFDLIMSQNALKFSSSENLSLLLGPLEEAQTSSAPSPTFSAKNEDFRLMGHDQHNPSYDPDNLVLPESVVSSFGEVSIPDVIESTVGLLSAAHVTLRQPKLEDTTEDIVASVLIHNEAAEGEVTHVLKSWVSELTAKQHESDKGEQDESPDPSPHDVTQQQQSNMQPGLASDIHVPMNKRKRGERKSGSGGWNK, encoded by the exons ATGCGACCGTGCCCCGTTGTGtctccttcttcctccctCCTCGTCAGCCGCCGAAGCTCTCAGGATCTCACTCACAGTCACATCTCCTCCGCTCCCTGTTCTTTTCTCTG CAAAAGTACCTCAGGAACCACATATGATGTCGATCTAAAGTGCGTTCACGATAATGAGGACAGAAAGCCAGTCATGGAAACCAAGTTCAGCGCTCAAGTTAGCATGCTCAGAAACCTGGAGGATGCCAAGGTTGATGTTGTAGAATGTTCGAATTCAGGCAGTGCTGCTAGATGCTTGGATCCTCAGGATCCAGATGCCACTGAGTACTCGAGCTCATTCAGTGGCACGGTTTCTGATTCCGAGCATTGCTCGGGATTGAGCGATGCTGAAGTCGAGTCACAGTTCTCGAGAGACAATAACTTGCCCCCAGCATTCGACGTGTTCAACGGTATACTTCATGTAAG AAAGAAGAAATTGACGAATCACTGGAGGAACTTCATACGTCCTCTGATGTGGCGGTGCAAGTGGACAGAACTGAGAATAAAGGAAATCGAGTCCCAGGCGCTAAATTATGCCCATGCACTCTCTGCTTATGAACAAGAAAGCCAAACAGGATTGGACGAATATAAAGCGGTTGAAGAATTCAGTTCGAAGTCATTACCATTCTCTCATAAACACGGCAGCAGAAGGATCATGAAgaggaggaaaaggaaaagggtcGAAGAGATCACTGATGTATCATCATACATGTCCCATCACAATCTTTTCTCCTTTCTCG AAAATAGGAGGCTCAATTTGGAAGCAAATCTGGCAGCCAATGAAGTTAATCGTTCAG ACAAGACTGGAACCGCTGCTGACGATTTTGGAGCTACCCCAGATCGGTCATCTTTCAAGTCGAGACAGCTGGACTCTAACTTAGAGCAGGTCCTCCAAAAGATTGAGGTGGTCTACTCTCGAGTCCACAAGCTGAGGAATCAATTCGATCTCATAATGTCCCAGAATGCTTTGAAGTTCTCTTCCTCTGAGAACTTGAGCCTTCTGCTTGGTCCTCTCGAAGAAGCGCAGACGAGCTCTGCTCCAAGTCCTACGTTTTCTGCAAAAAATGAAGATTTCCGATTGATGGGACACGATCAGCATAATCCCAGCTATGACCCTGACAACCTTGTTCTCCCTGAAAGTGTGGTCTCAAGCTTCGGTGAGGTTTCCATTCCTGACGTGATTGAGAGCACAGTTGGATTATTGTCTGCTGCTCATGTTACACTACGCCAACCAAAACTCGAAGATACAACGGAAGAC ATAGTGGCCAGCGTCTTGATCCACAACGAGGCAGCTGAAGGAGAAGTGACCCACGTTCTAAAAAGCTGGGTCTCGGAACTTACAGCTAAGCAACATGAATCTGACAAAGGTGAACAAGATGAGAGCCCCGACCCCTCTCCACATGATGTCACACAACAGCAGCAATCAAACATGCAGCCGGGTTTAGCCTCGGATATCCATGTCCCGATGAACAAGAGGAAACGAGGGGAACGCAAATCGGGAAGTGGTGGTTGGAACAAGTAG
- the LOC116203575 gene encoding uncharacterized protein LOC116203575, with translation MLRWFMQDPKASPHTRKPWYQRAMEMASLWRTMSKPTQIPPTNGTIWKTLTKPTEVHALNNGTNGSSRRPQKLRKCSSLRVATSFTRVCLCAPISSYNEVFRAENVPPRRSNSYPRSKSIPGPAQQERGLTGPTSPRPSVELLGGGGVGGRRIIFRGKSLRDDVLMRRFVVEEEAMMQIRRRNQMEVIRRRSLVRRRKKLGPSPLSRMVMANDHDDEEDDDKSI, from the exons ATGCTTCGCTGGTTCATGCAAGACCCAAAGGCCTCTCCTCACACAAG gaAGCCCTGGTACCAAAGAGCGATGGAGATGGCCAGCCTATGGAGAACCATGTCCAAGCCCACCCAAATCCCGCCAACCAACGGCACGATCTGGAAAACCCTCACAAAGCCCACCGAAGTCCACGCCCTCAACAACGGGACCAATGGCTCTTCTCGGCGGCCGCAGAAGCTGCGGAAGTGTAGCTCCCTGAGGGTGGCCACCTCGTTCACCAGGGTGTGCCTGTGTGCCCCGATATCGTCCTACAACGAGGTGTTCCGGGCCGAGAACGTCCCCCCCAGGAGGAGCAACAGCTACCCCAGGTCCAAGTCGATTCCGGGCCCGGCCCAACAGGAGAGGGGGCTCACGGGCCCGACGAGCCCGAGGCCCAGCGTAGAGTTGTTAGGAGGAGGGGGTGTTGGGGGTAGGAGAATTATATTCAGGGGGAAGTCATTGAGGGATGATGTGCTAATGAGGAGGTTTGTGGTTGAGGAGGAAGCAATGATGCAAATTAGGAGGAGGAACCAAATGGAAGTCATTAGGAGGAGGAGTTTGGTAAGGAGAAGGAAGAAGCTTGGGCCTAGCCCTCTTAGTAGAATGGTCATGGCTAATGAccatgatgatgaagaagatgatgacaAATCAATTTGA